GTCGCTCGGCGCTGCTTCCGAATCTGACCCCGTCGGCTCCTTCCTCATCCAGGTGAGGCATCCCCCCCTCAGATTCTCCTCCAATCCCTCCCCCTCCCAGTCGGTTCCCGGTTGATCCGGCTCCCCGCAGATCGGTGCAACTGTGAGTGTGATTTTAATTCTGTTTACGGTGCCTGGCCTGCAGGGATcagaggggaggaagaagggggACGCCTCGCCATGAAGGCGCTCATCCTCGTCGGGGGCTTCGGGACCCGCCTCCGGCCTCTCACGCTCAGCTTCCCCAAGCCCCTCGTCGATTTCGCCAACAAGCCCATGATTCTGCACCAGGTAGACAAACGGCTGCGGCTGCGCTTGATAGAGATTGTGTACTATGGTGCTGTGAGCCAGTGAGTTGTGTGCGAGTTAATCCTGCTGGTGTTGCGCATCATTCGCCTTACCGTAACAGCAATAGCTAAACTTCAAACCCTTAGtagtcatgtactccctccgttcctaaatataagtctttttagagattccaacaagcgactacatacggagcaaagtgagtgaatctacactctaaaatatgtctaaatacatccgtatgttgtagtccatttgatatgtctaaaaagacttatatttaggaacggagggagtagatgatgcTCTAACTTTTGTAACCAATTGCCATTGGTAGCATTTCAATGTGTTCAGACTGATGGGAGCTAAGAAATCTTTCGCCCTGCAAACGTTAATCAATTCCCTTACTAGCTTTGGTGGTTGCTTGGGGAAAAACCTTTGTGTGTCACCATCAGGATTTCCCCTTCTTTTGTTGTCACAAATGCAGAACAAGTTGTACAGATTCGAGGAAAGAAAAATTTATTGATTAAAACCTACCAATTTGTGCAGATTGAAGCCTTGAAAGATGTTGGGGTTACAGAGGTTATTTTAGCCATCAACTACCGCCCAGAGGTAAAACATGAGATCATTTGTCTTTGTTGTTCTCTCATCTCATGGAGTTATCTGTATTTAACTTCGGAGTCCAACTGCTGTGCTTTGTCTATTTCAGGTCATGATTAATTTCTTGAAGGATTTTGAGGATAAGCTTGGCATCACAATCACATGCTCCCAGGAGACTGAACCCTTGGGAACTGCTGGTCCTCTTGCCCTGGCAAGGGACAAGCTTGTGGATGGATCTGGCGAGCCATTCTTTGTCCTCAACAGTGATGTCATAAGTGAATACCCATTTGCTGAGCTCATACAATTTCACAAGAGCCATGGCGGTGAGGCAACAATTATGGTCACTAAGGTAATTCCTTTCTTTTACCACTCTCTTGTGTATAATTAACTCATATGTAAGCTGACTGCCTCTTAAATATAGGTGGATGAACCTTCGAAATATGGTGTTGTGGTTACGGAGGACACAACTGGAGTTGTGGAAAGATTTGTAGAGAAGCCAAAAATATTTGTAGGCAACAAGATCAATGCAGGAATTTACCTGTTAAATCCATCTGTCCTGGACCGCATCGAATTGAAGCCAACTTCAATTGAGAAAGAGGTCTTTCCTCGAATTGCGGCTGATCAAAAGCTGTACGCCATGGTCCTTCCAGGCTTTTGGATGGATATTGGTCAGCCAAGGGACTACATCACTGGCTTGCGTCTTTATCTAGATTCACTCAGGAAGAAGTCAGCTGCCAAGCTGGCTGCCGGAGCACATGTTGTTGGGAACGTCCTGGTGCACGAGAGCGCCAAGATTGGGGAGGGTTGCCTGATTGGTCCTGATGTTGCTATTGGACCTGGATGCGTCGTGGAAGATGGTGTGAGGCTCTCCCGATGCACGGTGATGCGTGGTGTACGCATTAAGAAGCATGCGTGCATCTCAAACAGCATTATTGGCTGGCATTCAACGGTCGGACAATGGGCACGCATAGAGAACATGACTATCCTGGGAGAAGACGTACATGTAGGTGACGAGGTCTACAGCAATGGCGGTGTTGTTCTCCCGCACAAGGAGATCAAGTCAAGCATCCTGAAGCCTGAGATCGTCATGTGAGCTCACTGCACACAAATGCTTTTAGGAACGATGTTGTGTGGCGTCTTTGTTCTAGTGCATACTGTAAACAGCTTAATATATGTGGAACTTGCGGGACTTGTTAAACTGATGAGAATGTATGTGCATTAGTCATTTCCAGTGTTGTTTCCCATTGAGATCCACTTCCAGCTTTAGTATAGCGTTGTGGGGATGTCGGCCTGTTTACTTCATTTTCTCTGTTCGCAGAAAGTGTAATGACACAGAAAGGATAAATAAGAACAATGCCTTTGAAGGTGAATTTTAACTTTGCTGAGTATGAAGCTCCTGATTGTGATAATATGCTATCTAGCGCTATCAGCCTTGCAGCATAAGGATATGAACAGCATTCCGAAACCGCTTTCTGAAAATTTTGTGTAGGCTGGGCATTGCTCAATTCTGCCGCTGACAAATCAGTTACTACAATGGGTGTTGGTGTGTTATCATGAGATCTGGACGAGTATCGACCACTAGTTTGCTGATCCTGTTGTGCTGGGAAGCTTTTGCACTTTTGTGACTTCAGCTGTCAATTTCCTTATGACCAACGACTGGATGGGTTGTGGGTCCGAATGTTCTTGTGCAGGCATCTCAATCAACAAGTCGAAGTGACTTACTTCTGCAATAGCAGACACAAAGATGAGAAGATGTAAACCGCTCTAGGCCATGCTACTTGTCCCTCTGTGTACCTCTTGTAACTCAGCAGATTCTGTGGACGGGACTGGTCAGATTGTTTTTCCATATAGATCGCTGAAAGGGTTAGGTTTGGCCACAACAGTCTGAATGTGTAAAGCAGCTGTGTAAATCTGTACCTGTTACTTTCTTTCTTTTCTGCAAATCGACAAAGTTGCATCTTGCGCTGTAATTTCCAGGGAGACCTGAGATCGTGCAACTGGTGAGAACTGGAATTATACCACTTTCGGAGTTGCAAGTCATTGTCCACGGATTCTTTAGATAAGCGCTGTTCGATATCAGTACGCTTTTCAAATTGAATTACCCAGAGACTTTTGCAATGCCTGACAATAGGTAGATAGTTTTGTCTCTCGGAATCGTTGTTAAGTCACAATTTCTGTTTGGATTAAATCACGTAGCAGAACATTCGTATATGCAACTCTTTATGATGTTGTCCAGCGTCGATTTTTCTATTTTTGACCAGTGTCTAGTGTGCCATGTTCACTGGGCAAAATGAGTTAATCAACAGCAAGACTCCATACCAGGAACCAAGTTATCTTTGGCCCGAAACACTGAAGCATGGCTCTAAAATTTAAGACTTCATGGAACTTGCGACCATTGCCCATCTATTCTCTGGAATTAGCAGTCTATTCCTATGTAGTCTGCTTGACACATCAGTCGGTATATAACCAGACAGGACCAAACAACACTAGGTACAGACAGAGCTCCTACATATCTAATCAAGATGAAGCGAGGAGCCAAAACATCACAAGGGCAGATGTGGCACTAAGCGCCCAGGAAAGGAATGCAAACGCGGTCGCAAGCTCAAATGTCCCACAGGGGAGATGCGGGTCCCTGCTGCagaagtacgcatccttgtcgaagaGAACAACGACGCCTCCTGCTGAGCATGAAGCGGCAAACGACAGGATCGACGTTACCTGCATCATAGAGAATGATTGCCTCAGTACTTTCAAAGGAATATCTGGCTGAAACATCAGAGGCATAACATGTTTTTATAGACATGTGACCCGAATGTAAATTAATGTGAACTGCAGAATGTGACTAGATGGGCCTAGGTCCTAATGAAACTCCTGCAACTGAATTGCAGTTCATAAAAAGACTTTCAAGCACTTGTAATTTTTTGTCAGGTCTGCCTCAAATTGGTTCTATTTAACTGGATGTGGCCTTAAAGTATACTATATTAACTGAAACTAATAAAACAAGATTCAACTTCACCAACATAGAGTGCTGGTTGTGACAGAGATGCATTGTAGCCGAAAGTATACCAGTCTACAATACTCAACATAAAGTTGGCTAGATTGATGTCTTAATACAAGAtgaaataatttaaataacaaggccaaagaaattgAAAGAACTTTAAAGGGTTCTGGTTTGGCTTTCAAATTGTGGTAATTTATGTAGGACGAAAATAAGGCAATGCAACATAGAATGCAAAATCCTGACAAACAATCAAGGAATTACCCAATCTCCAACAACAAATAAGCTCACGAGAACAGCACTGTTGAGTTCCTTTTTCATTCTCAAAGCATAGCCATCAAGACACGCAAGTCCCAAGCTCCAGAGTGCTTGTAGTCCCATTGATGCAATCAAGTAGCTGAAATTTGAGAGTTATAATCAAACCGTTTACCAATTCACAATCTGAGAGTTAAAATGAACACATATGTTACACAAATTAGAGCATGTTGTAATAAAAAAATGTTTACCAGTTCATAATCTGAGTTAAAATGAACACATTTGTGGCACAAATTAGAGCATGTTGTAAGCTTTATGAAGGCTATATACTCCCAAATGCAAAAGGCTGATGAATTTATCACTACATGGCCACAGGAAGTTGCATCCACAAATGTTTTATAAGCACACGCATACACAAATGAATGCTCCATGGCAGATGTCCTTGAAAAAAATGTATGCATCTACACCAATATTCAACCTTAGTACAGATGAATGCTCGTCATTAAAAGGCTGTTAGCTATCACACACAGAACAAGATAATAGTTCTGATATACTACCCGTGTGGCTTGTCATACAATTTTACTTAACAGACTGGCAAGTTTAGATTTTTTGGGTTAAAAGAGTGGCACAAGAAGGGTCAAGTGATTAAATGTTAGAAACCCGTTACAGACTCACTCTTGGGAGGCCAACCTCCAGGACCGGTTCCCACGGCGTACAGGTGCACACACTCGCCCACGCTCCCACGCGTGCCATGATCGGCACTCATCTGTGTTTCCGTTGTAACGTGTAATCCTCATGTACCTCTCAAGTGTACATAAGCACACCCGTGTTGGTCAATGCAATAAATAGAGAATTCCCCCCATCTAACTTGGTATCAGTCGCATGTTCAAATATGGATGGAAACGGAGCGGAAACAGAAGGAACTGAGTGCTGCCACATTTATTTTCATAACGAATGCAAAAACCTAGGAAATGAATAGGGAGATAAATACTACTGGAAACAGATACAAATCAAATACGGTGTACAGCAGATACAAAACCAGATGTTCGCCGGAACCAAAAGACCCCTTTAACAATTGAGAAAATCACAAGCAAACTATTTCAATTGATATGACCACAACAACTTTTGGTGACTCCTAAGCCGGTGGTATAACTCATAAACCAGCCGCGCCAAACAGAGGCTCCTGGACAATAGTGAGGATGGGTGAGGATTCTATTAGATATTAGTGTTGCCATTATTGGCCACAACGTGAGTTTTATTGAGTGCTGGACTGAGCCACATAgtagacatggtaaaaacagaaagttTCGTATTCACGAATCTGCTTCCGTGGCTGTTCCACCGGAAAACGCTGTTCCATTTCAATTTCCTTTTGCAATATTCTGTTTTCGTTTCAGTATTTTCACTCTTTCCGTTTTACCACGGAAAATCCGGGAAGTTCCCACTCCATTTTCATCCTAGTTCAAATCCTTCCCACTGTCCGCCATGAGCGCCCCACGCACCCTTTCTCGCAGCCGCTCGCTCGGGGATGCCAATGCCACCTTCACCCCAACCCGCGTCACCATGGCAAAAACAGAAAGATTCATATTCACGGATCCGTTTCCATGGCTGTTCCACCGGAAAATGCTGTTCCATTTCCGTTTCCGTTTCCATCTCGCAATATTCGTTTTTGTTTTCGTATTTTCACTCCGTTTCCGTTCTTTCTGGAAAATCCGGACAATTTCCACCCCATTTTAATCCTAGTCCAAATCCTTTTCGCCTTCCGTCATGAGCGCCCCCACGCACCCATTGCCGCAGCCGCTAACTAGGGGACGCCAACGTCGTCTTTTCACCATGCCCCGCGTcaccatggtaaaaacagaaaattTCATATTCAAGGATCCGTTTTCGTCGATGTTCCACCAGAAAACGCTATTCCATTTCAATTTCCCTTTCACAAATTCTGTTTTGGTTTCCATATTTTCACTTTGTTTCCTTTTTCCCGTGGAAAATCCGGtaagtttccactccattttcatcctaGTTCAAATCCTTCTCACCTTCCGCAATGAGTGCCCCAAGCACCCATTGTGGCAGCCGCTCACTCAGGGACGGCAACACCATCTTCACCCCGCCCCGTGTCGCCATGGTGAAAATAGGAAGTTTCACATTCACGGATCCGTTTCCATGGGTGTTCCACCGGAAAACGTTGTTCCACTTCCGTTTTCGTTTCGCAACATTCTGTTTTTGTTTCCGTATTTTCACTTTGTTTCCGTTTTTTCTTGGAAAATCCGgaagtttccactccattttcatcctaGTTCAAATTCTTCTCACCTTCCGCCATGAGCGCCCCACACACCCATTATCGCGGCTGCTCGCTCAGGGACACCAACGCCAACTTCACCCTGCCCCGCGTCGCCATGGTAAATACAAAAGATTTTATATCCACGGATCAATTTCCATGGATATTCCACAGGAAAATGTTCTTCCATTTCAATTTTTGTTTCACAATATTCCATTTTGGTTTATGTATTTTCACTATGTTTCCATTTTTCCATGGAAAATCCGAAAAGTTACCACTCCGTTTTCATCCTAGTTCAAATCCTTCCCACCTTCCGCCATGAGCGCCCCATGCACCCATTGTCGCATCCGCTCGTTCGGGGACGCCAATGTCGTCTTCACCCCACCCCGCGTcgccatggtaaaaacagaaagCTTTATATTCACGAATCCATTTCCGTGGCTATTCCACCGGAGAACACTTTTCCATTTCCATTTTTGTTTCTGTTTCGCAATATTCCGTTTTTGTTGCCGTATTTCACTCCGTTTCTGTTTTTCGTGGAAAATCCAGATAGTGTCCATTTCATTTTGTCATAGTTCAAATCCTTCTCACGTTCCGCATGAGCGCCCCACGCACCCATTGTCGCAGCTGCTCGCTTGGGGATGCCACAGTTGTCTTCACCCCGCCCCAGGCcgccatggtaaaaacagaaagttTCATACTCACAGATCCGTTTCCATGGATGCTCCACCGGAAAACGTTTTCCCATTTCAATTTCCATTTCACAATATTCCGTTTTGGTTTCCGTATTTTCACTTTGTTTCCGTTTTTCTGTGGAATAtccagaaatttaccactccgtttTCATCCTAGTTCAAATCATTCTCACCTTCCGCCATGAGCGCCCCACGCACCCATTGTTGCAGCAACTTGCTCAGGGACGCCAACGCCATTTTCACCCCGCCCCGCGTCGCCCCTGCGCCTGTCCCCTAGGCAATGCAGCCTACTCCAGCCACCGGCATCGCTGGTCCTGCTGGCGACAGCTGACCACTTACCCAAGCTAGCATCATTCGTGAGTTGCACCTTACTTCCAATGCCCTCACCCCCCGCCGGCGCTGCTTCCTCACCCAGGTCCCCTTGTCCCTGCTCCTTCCATGCATCATATCAGCAATACTTCTTACATCCCATTCAAGCTCAGTCTCGAAACCAACAACTACTGGAAGTGGCGCCAGATGTTCTTCTTCGTCCTCTACAAGTTCAATGTGGAGGATCACCTCAAGGAGGAGTCCGAGCCCCTGCACGAGTATGGTCTGGTGGATTGACGACATCATGATTTTACTGTAGATCTATGCCACAATTTTTTGATGACAGTACAATGTGATCATGTCCCCGGACTGCAACCAGCCGCACACTTCTGCGACAGCGCAGCCGGACCGTCCACCTCGGCCTGAGTTCCATCCTACGGTCCAAGGCGACATGACCATCGCCGCCCACTTGGCAGACGCCCTAGACGATGTGGAGGAGCCCGTCTCCGACCGCGCTCACACCCTGCAGCTCCGTGGACTGAGCCGACGCTTCTAGGTGATGGACACTGTACTTCCTGTGCAAAGGTGTCGTTCCTGAGCTTTGTTCAGGCCCGGCCCACTTTCTACTCGAGTTGATCGCGCTCACTGATCGAGAGCGCGCCAAGGGGGTATTGTTGCATGTACAGAGTAGGTGCAACGGGAGCCTAGGAAGGCAAGGCCATGTTGGAGAGGGAGATGGTATTGGCGGTGCTGCGCAGCTCACGGACAGGGATGCCCGCTGGACACCTGCTGGCGCTGACTACTAGAGGAAGTACTAGGGTGGAGACAAGGGGAGCAGCGACAGGCTTGACGCGAGGTGGATTGAAAAGACGACGTCATCTTCGCCAAGGGAGCAGGAGTGGCGGTGACCACGCCGGGAGCTCATAGCGGAAGCAGGAGGATAGAACTTGGGCTCTTGTGCCAAGAGAGATTGATAAGCTTCTCACTGATGATTGTATTGATGTACAAGATGTGCTTATATACACAGTCAAGGGAGCTAGTGCTATTTCCACGTTACAACAGAATATCAAATAACAGTCGATCACAGCGCGCACAAAGAACATGGTGACCGCGTGCATTGTATGTCCTTGTGATCCGGTCCAGGTGGTTGAGCTCTTGTGGCCTGGTCAGTGTCACATTCCCAGCAATTCCAGCCAAAGGGATACAGTACACATCTGGCCCTGACTGGTCACGCCATCTTCTAGACTCAGTTGATGACAGTATAGAGCAATAATTATAGTTAAAAAAGGCATGCCTAGGCGGGCGCTTAAGTGCGTACAGGGCTACAAGCTCTAGGAGATAGCAACACGCCTAGCGCTTAATCTGCGCATCCTCGTGCACTTTGGTCAGAAAAGCGCAAGgcagtggcaaaacgcacaattaaggcCTAGTGCTTTTTAAAACTAATGTTCTTATTCTGGAAAGCTTGCCATCACTGAAATGATGTTGTGTGTAGCAAGGGTAATACACCGATTGCTGAATCAGTGCAATTTCTAGAAAGCTATGTTCATTCTGTATGTGGTATTCAGCAAGCAAGCCAAATGCATGATCTGAAGGGTAAATGGAACCTTGGCATGATGGCTATTGAGGAGCCTAACCTAAGTTAGGGCACTTCTGATACACATTTGATCCTGGAACCTCCACAAGTTGGCCAGGTCAAAAATGAATGTGGATGCCAGTTTGATCTAACAATTTGCGACATGCTGTGCTGTCAGCCTGAGGTATATTCCTAATGTGCAAGCATTCTGTAAACTGAGATGGGGGCGTGCATAGAAGGATTTCAGCTAACGGCTCAATGGATCAACCAGCCAGCTATTGTTGAAACTGATAGCCTTGCACTATCTCAAGCAATAAATGGTTCTGACCAAGACAGATCTTTGGCACATGGTATTCTGAAGGGCATCCCTCCTTTCAACCTTTTTTGAAGGGAATTGCTGCGCAGATCCTATAAAGGAGCTGACATATTCAGCAGATGCAGCCCCAGATTGTTCGCTCCTGGCGGTTTCAAGTCAAACCTGCAGCCTCAATCACCAAATGCTGATCAGTTCAAGGCAATCGCTACTCAGAATTTGAGATCCTATCACTTATGGGCGCTGCAGATGTGCTTCCAAGGAAAACCTAATTGCGAAACATTTCCCCACCCAAAGTACAGCGAGCAACTAGTGAATGCCAACAAAACGAATGCATCATGCTGCTGAAGCTTTCTAAATTGCCATGCCCAAATACACTTTGCTAATTGATAGCTACTGAGGACGGCTACcgggcatgagagagagagagagagagagagagagagagagNNNNNNNNNNNNNNNNNNNNNNNNNNNNNNNNNNNNNNNNNNNNNNNNNNNNNNNNNNNNNNNNNNNNNNNNNNNNNNNNNNNNNNNNNNNNNNNNNNNNNNNNNNNNNNNNNNNNNNNNNNNNNNNNNNNNNNNNNNNNNNNNNNNNNNNNNNNNNNNNNNNNNNNNNNNNNNNNNNNNNNNNNNNNNNNNNNNNNNNNNNNNNNNNNNNNNNNNNNNNNNNNNNNNNNNNNNNNNNNNNNNNNNNNNNNNNNNNNNNNNNNNNNNNNNNNNNNNNNNNNNNNNNNNNNNNNNNNNNNNNNNNNNNNNNNNNNNNNNNNNNNNNNNNNNNNNNNNNNNNNNNNNNNNNNNNNNNNNNNNNNNNNNNNNNNNNNNNNNNNNNNNNNNNNNNNCAGGGCACAAATCCGAGCGtttggggggagggggcggggggagCTACCAGAAGGCGGTGTAGTTGGCGAAGCCGATCGCGGAGGACATGACGCAGACGGACGCGGCGGCGAAGAGGAACTGGCCGAGCCGCAGCGAGAGGCCGCTCCACGTGCCGGGGCTCCCGGACAGCTCCATCGCGCCGCCGGACTGGCCCCCGAGCGCAGCCGCCCGCTCCCTCAGACGCCGGGCCGGCGATCGGCAGCCATGCGGGCGGGCGGGCTAGAGTGGGGCGGGCCTGAGGGTCTCGGTCGGCGGGGCGGCGTGCGGCGAGCAGCGGCGGAAAGGTGATGCTCGCTCGGCGGAGTCAGGGGTTTTCGATTATTTTTTTGCCCGAAGGGGAGAAGCGGAGGGGATGGCAGAGATGggagagaagcgagggggagagcagactTTTTGCGACGGGGTTTGGACTTTTTGGAGAGGTGCGGCGCGACCCGGTGGCGACGGAGGTTGGTCCGTTACAGTTGTTGGCACGGGGCGTTTTGGTCAAGCGGTGCGGGCGGGGATTGCGGGGTCGGCTGAGCGGCGCCGGCCCGGCCGGACGCGGTTGCTTGCGTCCATGGCTTTATCGCACCGCCGAAAACTCTTGCCGATAATACGaccttttctcccttttttttgtGGGAGATATATAAAAGGGGTTTCATGTGTCCTTTTCTCTTTGTGCCCGTCCACGATGCACGCAGGAACCAGCTTTACCTAACCGTGAAAGCTCCCTGCGAGATTAACAAAACCAGATCTATTGGCCACTGTCTATTTCACTTATTAGGCTTTGTTTGGTTGCATGGTAAAGAAAATATAGGGCCACAAACATTAGGGGAGGGGAATTTCACAAACACATGGGACAAGTTTCTACCAcatctctactactattaaaaAAGCAAACTTAAGTTCCCCTAAAATCACCTCACAAAATGTACACAGATTAACCAGGATCCTTCGATCTGATCCAAGTAACAAAATCTAAGAGTCAATATTACTTTGTGGTCTGCCTCCCCCATCGAACGGCTCACGGTAAATGTTCTGCCACGGTCTGCCAATCGAAGCGCGATGGGTCGGTCCGTGATATCCCTTCCCACGATCCCTCCTCCTCCCAGCCGCCCCCTCGCCAGCGCCCTCCTCTTCTGGCCTCCGCCCACGCCTCCCCACGCACGCAGCCGCCGACGCTCCATGTCTCCGCCACGCCCCTGCCGCCGGCGCGCCATGTCTCCACCGCAGGAACCGCCTCATCTAACAAGAAGATTGAACGCCCTCGCCGCCGGCGCTCCATGTCTCTGCCGCAGAAGCCGCCTCATCTGACAATGAGATTGGACGCCCCCGCCGCCACTTTAGAAATCGGTGAATCGCCGCTGCTGTTACTCCACATGCGAGGATCATCAGTACAATCTTCAGCTAGCACACATCGGGGGCGCAGGAATCAGCACAAGATGATGTTGTCGCCATTCTTCCGCACAGCCGACGTCGCGGAAGCTGCTCTTGCTGTTCCTATGCACGGCCGCCAGCGTTCTTCCGCACAGCCAAGGACGGAAGCGACTGCCGCTGCTCCGCCTTCCATAACCGTTGTAGCGCGGTGAGTGAACGCCCTAGGGAAGGGTGGTGGCAGAGGCCGCACATGGTGCG
The Triticum dicoccoides isolate Atlit2015 ecotype Zavitan chromosome 3A, WEW_v2.0, whole genome shotgun sequence genome window above contains:
- the LOC119269579 gene encoding CASP-like protein 5B1, with translation MELSGSPGTWSGLSLRLGQFLFAAASVCVMSSAIGFANYTAFCYLIASMGLQALWSLGLACLDGYALRMKKELNSAVLVSLFVVGDWVTSILSFAASCSAGGVVVLFDKDAYFCSRDPHLPCGTFELATAFAFLSWALSATSALVMFWLLASS
- the LOC119269578 gene encoding probable mannose-1-phosphate guanylyltransferase 3, whose amino-acid sequence is MKALILVGGFGTRLRPLTLSFPKPLVDFANKPMILHQIEALKDVGVTEVILAINYRPEVMINFLKDFEDKLGITITCSQETEPLGTAGPLALARDKLVDGSGEPFFVLNSDVISEYPFAELIQFHKSHGGEATIMVTKVDEPSKYGVVVTEDTTGVVERFVEKPKIFVGNKINAGIYLLNPSVLDRIELKPTSIEKEVFPRIAADQKLYAMVLPGFWMDIGQPRDYITGLRLYLDSLRKKSAAKLAAGAHVVGNVLVHESAKIGEGCLIGPDVAIGPGCVVEDGVRLSRCTVMRGVRIKKHACISNSIIGWHSTVGQWARIENMTILGEDVHVGDEVYSNGGVVLPHKEIKSSILKPEIVM